The following proteins come from a genomic window of Frankia casuarinae:
- the mptB gene encoding polyprenol phosphomannose-dependent alpha 1,6 mannosyltransferase MptB: MPRGRRQAAPVPSGPGSGRPRPAGILAPTRVTLLVLAGGGAAVVAMMSEGRLGSRDPHTTDPSSWWGILPSAASSDTARGVLAGLAALGIITLCLCWGGLVRATIAGRTSPRAALAAWIVWSLPFAVGPPLFSRDIYAYAAQGELARLGLDPATHGVSALLTAEGSGSAFVRAVDPRWWNTHAPYGGAAVAVEKSAAALGGGPAGTVALLKIVAILATIAMVVLTLRLAGPEPGRRALVMVLVAANPVVVVHLIGGAHLDATAAALLVAALVVDRRRLASAPAPGPEGRSTPTARQAALGAAATALVSVAGSVKATALLGVAWLVLAHLRAARSARRPIRAGAVLLAADAAAVALAAGLSMVAGGFGPTWIHALSTSGTLTTGAAPASILAAAVDGVDGMLGPVGRHPSGAETQRATRALCLAGAALVVAWLALRAWRDRDGYTGRRHDLIVLGYGGLAVALGSPVLYPWYLALCLPALAVVVALARSTPPTPHPGTARPRTPGMQPRRMRRLGAAVERIVGGVGGWTIALVVVTSAWLCLTTLAPLAATWRLLGRVETSLAVIGCAGLAAAGTVITLVAIRRRHATPTRRR, translated from the coding sequence TTGCCCCGCGGGCGGCGTCAGGCCGCGCCCGTCCCGTCCGGACCGGGCAGCGGCAGGCCCCGACCGGCCGGCATCCTGGCCCCGACCAGGGTGACCCTGCTGGTCCTCGCCGGTGGCGGCGCCGCGGTCGTGGCCATGATGAGCGAGGGTCGGCTCGGTTCGCGCGATCCGCACACGACCGACCCTTCCTCCTGGTGGGGCATTCTCCCATCGGCGGCCTCGTCGGATACCGCAAGGGGCGTCCTGGCCGGCCTGGCGGCCCTGGGCATCATCACTCTGTGTCTGTGCTGGGGCGGACTTGTGCGCGCGACGATCGCCGGCCGCACCTCCCCGCGGGCCGCCCTCGCGGCGTGGATCGTCTGGAGCCTCCCGTTCGCGGTGGGCCCACCACTGTTCAGCCGGGACATCTACGCCTACGCCGCTCAGGGTGAGCTGGCGAGGCTCGGCCTGGATCCGGCGACACACGGCGTCTCCGCCCTGCTGACCGCCGAGGGCTCGGGCTCGGCGTTCGTCCGGGCCGTTGACCCCCGGTGGTGGAACACCCATGCGCCCTATGGCGGTGCCGCGGTCGCCGTGGAGAAGAGCGCCGCGGCCCTCGGCGGCGGGCCGGCCGGGACGGTCGCGCTGCTCAAGATAGTCGCGATCCTCGCAACGATCGCGATGGTCGTCCTGACGCTACGGCTCGCCGGACCGGAGCCGGGCCGACGGGCCCTGGTCATGGTGCTCGTCGCGGCCAATCCGGTCGTCGTCGTGCACCTGATCGGCGGAGCCCACCTCGACGCAACGGCCGCGGCGCTGCTCGTGGCGGCGCTGGTGGTGGACCGCCGACGGCTCGCCTCGGCACCGGCGCCCGGCCCGGAGGGAAGGAGCACGCCGACGGCTCGGCAGGCCGCGCTCGGCGCCGCGGCGACGGCGCTGGTCAGCGTGGCCGGAAGCGTCAAGGCGACCGCCCTCCTCGGCGTCGCCTGGCTGGTGCTGGCGCATCTGCGGGCCGCCCGGTCGGCGCGGCGTCCGATCCGCGCCGGCGCCGTGCTGCTCGCGGCCGATGCCGCCGCGGTCGCGCTCGCCGCGGGGCTGAGCATGGTGGCTGGCGGCTTCGGCCCGACCTGGATCCACGCGTTGTCCACGTCGGGCACCCTGACCACGGGGGCCGCACCGGCCTCGATTCTCGCCGCGGCGGTCGACGGGGTCGACGGCATGCTTGGTCCGGTCGGCCGCCATCCGTCCGGCGCCGAAACGCAGCGGGCGACTCGGGCCCTGTGCCTGGCCGGCGCGGCGCTGGTGGTGGCCTGGCTCGCCCTGCGCGCCTGGCGGGACCGGGACGGGTACACCGGCCGTCGGCACGACCTGATCGTGCTCGGCTACGGCGGGCTGGCGGTGGCGCTCGGCAGCCCGGTGCTCTACCCCTGGTACCTCGCGCTGTGCCTGCCGGCACTCGCGGTCGTCGTGGCCCTCGCCCGGTCAACCCCGCCGACGCCCCACCCTGGAACGGCCCGTCCCAGGACGCCGGGGATGCAACCACGCCGCATGAGGCGTCTCGGGGCGGCCGTCGAGCGGATCGTCGGGGGGGTCGGGGGGTGGACCATCGCCCTGGTGGTCGTCACGTCGGCCTGGCTGTGCCTGACGACCCTCGCGCCGCTCGCCGCGACCTGGCGGCTGCTCGGGCGCGTCGAGACGTCCCTGGCCGTCATCGGCTGCGCCGGCCTTGCGGCCGCGGGAACGGTCATCACGCTGGTCGCGATCCGGCGGCGGCACGCCACGCCCACCCGCAGACGGTGA
- a CDS encoding glycosyltransferase 87 family protein, with product MTGDAVRQVRAGRAIAHQAPAGTVASVRADPSSRLPVPRRAGGPALSAPGRPAALARPGAGTPDRSARRLWAWWLVSRAVLVTLVVTDQAFGMQQSVLGDLHIYAEWGRGLSRGEGMPTGDDRWQYPPGAAVVFVLPDVTHAYLGLPYRAVFVGMMVAVDAVLTAALVRRSIPAAGFWVAGLTALGPVALARFDLLPAAAAVAAVLALAAGRFGRAGFHLAAGALLKIWPVLLLIALSRPPLRSPGRSASIDPPPDPPPGRPTGRFPAPSPDWLRLAAGVLCAVGGLAALFALTGWWRDAFGFLGAQQARGLQVEAVAATPFVVAHMLGHGTAPGYSYGSLQFDTPLARGVATACSLTEIVVIAISALWWWGWARPPAAADGAGRAGVLVGRTLALLLVVVVTARVLSPQYLVWIMALVAVWIAMARPAGSGGLTVPAGGPAAPVPAGGPSWRWVALLLICVVLSQVVYPWRYNDVVQGRIMMSLVLVVRNVGLVTVCGWAWRAAAGSRPA from the coding sequence GTGACGGGAGATGCCGTCCGTCAGGTGCGCGCAGGGCGCGCCATCGCCCACCAGGCACCTGCGGGTACGGTCGCGAGCGTGCGCGCGGACCCGTCGAGCCGCCTCCCGGTGCCGCGGCGCGCCGGGGGGCCGGCTTTGTCCGCACCCGGACGGCCGGCCGCGCTCGCTCGTCCCGGAGCCGGCACCCCCGACCGGTCAGCCCGGCGCCTCTGGGCATGGTGGCTGGTCAGCCGTGCCGTCCTCGTCACCCTGGTGGTGACCGACCAGGCGTTCGGCATGCAGCAGAGCGTGCTCGGCGATCTACACATCTATGCGGAGTGGGGCCGCGGGCTCAGTCGCGGCGAGGGGATGCCCACCGGTGACGACCGTTGGCAGTATCCGCCGGGCGCGGCAGTTGTGTTCGTGTTGCCCGACGTAACTCACGCCTATCTGGGATTGCCCTATCGAGCGGTGTTCGTCGGGATGATGGTGGCCGTCGACGCCGTCCTGACCGCCGCGCTGGTGCGTCGCTCGATCCCGGCGGCGGGGTTCTGGGTGGCGGGTCTCACCGCGTTGGGACCGGTGGCGCTGGCCCGTTTCGATCTGCTGCCGGCCGCGGCGGCGGTCGCGGCCGTGCTCGCGCTCGCCGCGGGCCGGTTCGGCCGGGCGGGATTTCATCTCGCCGCGGGTGCGCTGCTCAAGATCTGGCCGGTCCTGCTGCTGATCGCCCTGTCCCGTCCGCCGCTCCGGTCCCCGGGTCGGTCGGCGTCCATCGATCCGCCCCCCGATCCGCCCCCCGGCCGGCCCACCGGTCGATTCCCGGCGCCCTCGCCGGACTGGTTGCGTCTTGCCGCCGGCGTCCTGTGCGCCGTCGGGGGGCTCGCGGCGCTGTTCGCGCTCACCGGGTGGTGGCGGGACGCGTTCGGGTTTCTCGGCGCGCAGCAGGCCCGCGGACTACAGGTGGAGGCGGTGGCCGCGACGCCGTTCGTCGTCGCCCACATGCTCGGCCATGGAACGGCACCCGGCTATTCCTACGGTTCGCTCCAGTTCGACACCCCGCTGGCCCGCGGCGTGGCCACCGCATGCTCGTTGACCGAGATCGTAGTGATCGCCATTTCGGCCCTGTGGTGGTGGGGGTGGGCGCGTCCGCCCGCGGCGGCGGACGGCGCGGGCCGGGCCGGTGTGCTCGTGGGGCGCACGCTCGCGCTGCTGCTTGTCGTGGTCGTGACCGCCCGCGTGCTCAGCCCGCAGTACCTCGTGTGGATCATGGCGCTCGTCGCGGTCTGGATCGCGATGGCCCGGCCCGCCGGCTCCGGCGGCCTGACCGTCCCGGCTGGTGGACCGGCTGCCCCCGTCCCGGCCGGTGGACCGTCGTGGCGGTGGGTGGCGCTGCTGCTGATCTGCGTTGTGCTCTCCCAGGTCGTCTATCCGTGGCGGTACAACGACGTCGTCCAGGGACGGATCATGATGAGCCTGGTCCTGGTGGTCCGCAACGTCGGACTGGTCACCGTCTGCGGGTGGGCGTGGCGTGCCGCCGCCGGATCGCGACCAGCGTGA
- a CDS encoding Glu/Leu/Phe/Val family dehydrogenase yields the protein MILGSGSAWDTACVQLANAARHLGLDDGMHDLLRTPRRAITVSVPLQRDDGQLTVLTGYRVQHNLARGPGKGGIRFHPTTDLDEVKALAMWMTWKCALMGIPYGGAKGGIAVEPAMLSLPERERLTRRYAAELVPLIGPEKDIPAPDVGTDEQTMAWIMDTYSAHTGYTTTGVVTGKPLSIGGSAGRAGATSLGVQLSVFAALRETGRDPHAMTIAVQGFGKVGALAAQYLHDAGCTVVAVSDVKGGIYNPQGLNPAALIRHLAGGAETVVGYPGTDTITNDELLELDVDVLVPAALEGVITVENVDRVRAPIIVEGANGPVTAEADQVLDDRGVLVVPDILANGGGVAVSYFEWVQDIQAYFWSEDEVSDRLRALMDRAYREVSLLATTQKISMRNAAHVIGVGRVADAHRTRGLYP from the coding sequence GTGATCCTCGGATCCGGCTCAGCATGGGACACGGCCTGCGTTCAACTGGCGAACGCGGCTCGTCATCTGGGCCTTGACGACGGTATGCACGACCTGCTCCGCACGCCCCGCCGGGCGATCACCGTCAGCGTTCCGCTACAGCGCGACGACGGTCAGCTGACCGTGCTGACCGGCTATCGCGTCCAGCACAACCTCGCCCGTGGCCCGGGCAAGGGAGGGATCCGCTTCCACCCAACCACCGACCTCGACGAGGTCAAGGCGCTGGCGATGTGGATGACCTGGAAGTGCGCGCTGATGGGGATCCCCTACGGCGGGGCCAAGGGCGGCATCGCGGTGGAACCGGCGATGCTCTCCCTGCCGGAACGCGAACGCCTGACCCGGCGCTACGCCGCCGAACTCGTCCCGTTGATCGGACCGGAGAAGGACATCCCGGCACCGGATGTGGGCACCGACGAGCAGACCATGGCCTGGATCATGGATACCTACTCGGCGCACACCGGGTACACCACCACCGGTGTGGTAACCGGCAAACCGCTGTCCATCGGCGGTTCCGCCGGTCGGGCCGGGGCGACCAGCCTGGGGGTGCAGCTTTCGGTGTTCGCCGCGCTGCGCGAGACCGGGCGCGACCCGCACGCGATGACGATCGCGGTCCAGGGCTTCGGCAAGGTGGGGGCGCTCGCGGCCCAGTACCTGCACGACGCCGGTTGCACTGTGGTCGCGGTCTCGGACGTGAAGGGCGGGATCTACAACCCGCAGGGACTCAACCCGGCCGCCCTCATCCGCCATCTCGCCGGCGGCGCGGAGACGGTCGTCGGCTACCCGGGAACCGACACGATCACCAACGACGAGCTCCTGGAGCTCGACGTCGACGTGCTCGTCCCCGCGGCGTTGGAGGGCGTCATCACGGTCGAGAACGTCGACCGGGTCCGCGCGCCGATCATCGTCGAGGGTGCCAACGGCCCGGTGACCGCCGAGGCCGACCAGGTCCTGGACGACCGGGGCGTCCTGGTGGTGCCGGACATCCTCGCCAACGGCGGCGGGGTGGCGGTCTCGTACTTCGAATGGGTGCAGGACATCCAGGCGTATTTCTGGTCCGAGGACGAGGTCAGCGACCGGCTCCGGGCGCTGATGGACCGCGCGTACCGCGAGGTCTCCCTGCTGGCCACGACCCAGAAGATCAGCATGCGCAACGCCGCGCACGTCATCGGGGTCGGCCGGGTGGCCGACGCCCACCGGACCCGGGGTCTGTATCCCTGA
- a CDS encoding RNHCP domain-containing protein: MVAYPWPVSRRFTRTTEDFVCLVCATAVRGDGYTNHCPSCLSSRHVDVNPGDRAARCGAVMRPVAVESRTHDLVITHVCERCGHRRRNRSVPADDHDTLLAVAAAAAQAATAPGLPAPGARPPRRPGRARRS, translated from the coding sequence GTGGTGGCCTACCCTTGGCCGGTGAGCCGGCGCTTCACCCGCACCACCGAGGACTTCGTCTGCCTGGTCTGCGCGACGGCCGTGCGTGGTGACGGGTACACCAACCACTGCCCGTCCTGTCTGTCGTCGCGGCACGTCGACGTCAACCCCGGCGACCGGGCGGCGCGGTGCGGCGCTGTGATGCGGCCGGTCGCGGTGGAGAGCCGTACGCACGATCTGGTCATCACGCACGTCTGCGAGCGGTGCGGGCATCGGCGCCGCAACCGGTCCGTCCCGGCGGACGATCACGACACGCTGCTGGCGGTCGCCGCCGCGGCCGCGCAGGCTGCGACGGCCCCAGGGCTGCCGGCCCCAGGGGCACGACCGCCGCGCCGCCCGGGGCGCGCGCGGCGGTCATGA
- a CDS encoding DUF3263 domain-containing protein: MEAAHPLPPERLPPEKPAPEKPAPEKPARADVPPNELSDRDRRMLRFEQGWWRHPGAKEEAIRVEFGLSSTRYYQLLNRLIDSEAALIADPMLVRRLRRLREQRRAARSGRHDRAER, from the coding sequence GTGGAGGCAGCACATCCTCTGCCGCCCGAGAGACTGCCGCCCGAGAAACCGGCGCCCGAGAAACCGGCGCCCGAGAAACCGGCGCGGGCGGACGTCCCGCCGAACGAACTGTCCGATCGCGATCGTCGCATGTTGCGCTTCGAGCAGGGTTGGTGGCGTCACCCGGGAGCCAAGGAGGAGGCGATCCGGGTCGAGTTCGGACTGTCATCAACACGCTACTACCAGTTGTTGAACCGGCTGATCGATTCGGAAGCCGCGCTGATAGCCGATCCGATGCTGGTCCGCCGGCTGCGCCGGCTGCGGGAGCAACGCCGGGCGGCCCGATCCGGCCGACATGACCGGGCCGAGAGGTAA
- a CDS encoding LytR C-terminal domain-containing protein, giving the protein MTHATNAPQRRPHRWRPDRLHTLGAGVVAVLAVLAGILVVNLLNGSSNTDGSTTQVAAPTRSARPGTDQAGGGRTTPAPPPHRAAAPAPGPRATKTASASPKPTPAPSASTATKPPAPPGPKATAPVVVLNNSRIAGLAEVAAKQVESAGFRVERVGNYQSIYNVPVTTVFYDDADADAARALKEAMPGIESIVPRSKTRIVSTDTLILVITRDFPAHPEK; this is encoded by the coding sequence ATGACACATGCCACGAACGCACCGCAGCGGCGTCCCCACCGGTGGCGCCCGGACCGGCTCCACACCCTCGGCGCGGGCGTCGTCGCGGTTCTCGCCGTACTCGCGGGCATCCTGGTGGTCAATCTGCTGAACGGCTCGTCCAACACGGACGGCTCCACCACCCAGGTCGCGGCCCCGACGCGCTCGGCGCGGCCGGGCACGGACCAAGCCGGCGGCGGCCGGACCACTCCGGCCCCGCCGCCGCACCGCGCGGCGGCCCCGGCCCCCGGCCCGAGGGCCACGAAGACGGCATCGGCGTCCCCGAAACCGACGCCGGCGCCGTCCGCGTCCACCGCGACGAAGCCGCCGGCCCCGCCGGGACCAAAGGCCACAGCCCCGGTGGTCGTCCTGAACAACTCGCGGATCGCCGGACTCGCCGAGGTGGCCGCCAAGCAGGTCGAGTCGGCCGGGTTCCGGGTCGAGCGGGTGGGCAACTACCAGTCGATCTACAACGTCCCGGTGACGACGGTCTTCTACGACGACGCCGACGCCGACGCCGCCCGCGCCCTGAAGGAGGCGATGCCGGGCATCGAGAGCATCGTGCCCCGGTCGAAGACCAGAATCGTCTCCACCGACACACTGATCCTGGTGATCACCCGCGACTTCCCCGCCCATCCGGAAAAATGA
- the otsB gene encoding trehalose-phosphatase, translating to MTESAPNSPPAPRTPAGGAGLAALLTAPERALIALDYDGTLAPIVPRPSDAVPAPGAMDALRRISHEIGTLAIITGRPVDSLLELTGLEKIPDFGNLIILGQYGLQRWDSGSRAISSPEPLPGVAAVRAALPELLRDAPVGTAVEDKHQALVVHVRRTADPDSALAALTPALTALAEDHGMEAAPGKRVLELRPPGHDKGGALRRLIAACQARSVLVAGDDYGDLPAFEAVDELRAGGLPGITVCSDSPEVPDVIRERADLVVGGPPGMVALLEVLVERLSG from the coding sequence GTGACCGAATCCGCGCCGAACAGCCCACCCGCCCCCCGCACACCCGCCGGGGGCGCTGGACTCGCCGCCCTGCTCACCGCGCCCGAACGCGCCCTGATCGCCCTCGACTACGACGGCACCCTCGCGCCGATCGTCCCGCGGCCGTCGGACGCCGTCCCGGCGCCGGGGGCGATGGATGCGCTGCGCCGGATCTCCCATGAGATCGGCACCCTCGCCATCATCACCGGACGGCCGGTGGACTCTCTGCTGGAACTGACCGGGCTGGAGAAGATCCCCGACTTCGGGAACCTGATCATCCTTGGCCAGTACGGACTGCAACGCTGGGACTCGGGCAGCCGCGCGATCAGCAGTCCCGAGCCGCTGCCCGGTGTCGCCGCGGTCCGCGCGGCGCTGCCCGAACTGCTCCGCGACGCCCCGGTCGGCACCGCCGTCGAGGACAAGCACCAGGCGCTGGTGGTACACGTGCGGCGCACCGCCGATCCGGACTCGGCGCTCGCCGCGCTCACGCCGGCGTTGACGGCCCTCGCCGAAGACCATGGGATGGAGGCGGCACCGGGCAAGCGAGTGCTGGAGCTGCGTCCGCCCGGGCACGACAAGGGCGGTGCGCTGCGCAGGCTCATCGCGGCCTGCCAGGCGCGCTCGGTGCTGGTCGCCGGGGACGACTACGGCGATCTGCCGGCATTCGAGGCCGTCGACGAGCTACGGGCGGGCGGGCTGCCCGGTATCACCGTGTGCAGCGACAGCCCGGAGGTCCCGGACGTGATCCGCGAACGCGCCGACCTGGTCGTGGGCGGGCCCCCCGGGATGGTCGCCCTGCTGGAGGTGCTGGTCGAGCGGCTCAGCGGCTGA
- a CDS encoding alpha,alpha-trehalose-phosphate synthase (UDP-forming) has translation MPGAEEDTLPRLWPTGTARVLVASNRGPVAFAVGDDGRLRIRRGAGGLVSGLSRVAADNGDGPMAWVCAALSDADRRAARSAPAGRLDLAGHDTDGTAVRMLDVDQVVFDRAYNAVANRTLWFIHHLLYAPASQPVFGPAFRRDWQAYETYNEMFAQALAHEAAPGASVLIQDYHLTLVAARLRALRADLRIAHFSHTPWAPPEYFRILPDDVSEQILRGMLGADRLGFLTDAWADAFQECCRDLLGLRIDRRAVTIGTAGSGRGAGSGRGAGSGRGAGSGREAGSGREAGSGREAGSGREAGRHRTVRIGVHPLGVSADELLGRAAATDVAARAAELVDLAGGRRLIVRVDRTELSKNIVRGLDAYRELLRTRPEWRGKVMHLVCAYPSRHDLPEYREYTAAVQRLAAEIEDEFATDTWLPLRLEITDDYPRSIAALSLAEVLVVNPIRDGMNLVAKEGPIVSTRDAVLVLSREAGACAEMGTAALVVNPFDIQATARALHAALTMPAPERRRRAEELAAVAGRLPPQRWFADQLHALAADR, from the coding sequence ATGCCGGGAGCCGAGGAAGACACCCTGCCGCGGCTGTGGCCGACCGGCACCGCGCGGGTGCTGGTCGCCTCCAACCGGGGGCCGGTGGCGTTCGCCGTCGGGGACGACGGGAGGCTGCGGATCCGGCGGGGCGCCGGCGGCCTCGTCAGTGGCCTCAGCCGGGTGGCGGCCGACAACGGTGACGGTCCGATGGCGTGGGTGTGTGCCGCCCTCAGTGACGCCGATCGCCGGGCGGCGCGTTCCGCGCCTGCCGGCCGCCTCGATCTCGCCGGCCACGACACCGACGGCACCGCCGTCCGGATGCTCGACGTCGACCAGGTCGTTTTCGACCGCGCTTACAACGCGGTCGCGAACCGCACGCTCTGGTTCATCCACCACCTGCTCTACGCGCCGGCGTCGCAGCCGGTCTTCGGCCCGGCGTTCCGCCGCGACTGGCAGGCGTACGAGACCTACAACGAGATGTTCGCCCAGGCTCTCGCGCACGAGGCCGCCCCGGGCGCCTCGGTGCTGATCCAGGACTACCACCTGACCCTGGTCGCGGCCCGGCTGCGGGCGCTGCGGGCGGATCTGCGGATCGCCCACTTCAGCCACACTCCCTGGGCACCGCCGGAGTACTTCCGGATTCTCCCGGACGACGTCAGCGAACAGATCCTGCGCGGCATGCTCGGCGCCGACCGGCTCGGGTTCCTCACCGACGCCTGGGCCGACGCGTTCCAGGAATGCTGCCGCGACCTCCTCGGACTGCGGATCGACCGGCGGGCGGTGACCATCGGGACGGCCGGGTCGGGACGGGGAGCCGGGTCGGGACGGGGAGCCGGGTCGGGACGGGGAGCCGGGTCGGGACGGGAGGCCGGGTCGGGACGGGAGGCCGGGTCGGGACGGGAGGCCGGGTCGGGACGGGAGGCCGGGCGGCACCGAACGGTGCGGATCGGGGTGCATCCGCTCGGCGTCAGCGCGGACGAGCTGCTTGGCCGGGCCGCCGCCACCGACGTGGCCGCCCGGGCCGCCGAGCTGGTCGACTTGGCCGGCGGGCGGCGGCTCATCGTCCGGGTCGACCGCACCGAGCTGTCCAAGAACATCGTCCGCGGTCTCGACGCCTACCGGGAGCTGCTGCGCACCCGTCCGGAATGGCGCGGCAAGGTGATGCACCTGGTCTGCGCCTACCCGTCACGGCACGATCTGCCGGAGTACCGGGAGTACACCGCCGCGGTGCAGCGCCTGGCCGCGGAGATCGAGGACGAGTTCGCCACGGACACCTGGCTGCCGCTGCGGCTGGAGATCACCGACGACTACCCCCGGTCGATCGCGGCCCTCTCACTCGCGGAGGTGCTCGTCGTCAACCCGATCCGGGACGGCATGAACCTCGTCGCCAAGGAGGGGCCGATCGTCTCGACCAGGGATGCCGTCCTCGTGCTCTCCCGGGAGGCCGGAGCCTGCGCGGAGATGGGCACGGCGGCGCTGGTCGTCAACCCGTTCGACATCCAGGCGACCGCGCGGGCCCTGCACGCCGCCCTGACGATGCCCGCCCCCGAACGGCGTCGGCGCGCCGAGGAGCTGGCCGCCGTCGCCGGGCGGCTACCGCCCCAGCGCTGGTTCGCCGACCAACTGCACGCCCTCGCCGCCGACCGGTGA
- a CDS encoding HAD family hydrolase codes for MSIRVVYTDLDGTMVGPKGCFFRAEGGAITLEPARALAELHDAGIALVLVSGRTRPQLLEAAAIFGADGFIGELGAIVGWNEGRDSEILRGAMPPDFDQVPEYLLDRMVERYPGRLELHTPWHSGREVDVMLRGKIDVSEVDGWLTETGFSWLSMRDNGLISPVHMPDLGVNPHVYHLVPDGVGKGDAVAYDLKRRGVSPAEAIAIGDSASDLAMAPHVGRMHLVANAVRHPDIAALLTRYDNVTVEAGPVGAGWASAVRAAAAV; via the coding sequence GTGAGTATCCGCGTCGTCTATACCGATCTTGACGGCACGATGGTCGGTCCCAAGGGTTGTTTCTTCCGGGCGGAGGGGGGAGCGATCACGCTGGAGCCGGCTCGCGCGCTCGCCGAGCTGCACGACGCCGGCATTGCGCTGGTTCTGGTCAGCGGGCGTACCCGTCCGCAGCTTCTCGAGGCCGCGGCGATCTTCGGTGCGGACGGGTTCATCGGGGAGCTCGGCGCGATCGTCGGCTGGAACGAGGGGCGCGACAGCGAGATCCTGCGCGGCGCGATGCCGCCCGACTTCGACCAGGTACCGGAGTACCTGCTCGACCGGATGGTCGAGCGCTACCCCGGGCGGCTGGAGCTGCACACCCCCTGGCACTCCGGCCGGGAGGTCGACGTCATGCTTCGCGGGAAGATCGACGTGTCGGAGGTCGACGGCTGGCTCACCGAGACCGGATTCTCCTGGTTGAGCATGCGTGACAACGGGCTGATCTCGCCGGTCCACATGCCTGATCTTGGGGTGAATCCGCACGTCTACCATCTGGTCCCGGACGGTGTGGGTAAGGGGGACGCGGTCGCCTACGACCTCAAGCGGCGCGGGGTGTCACCGGCCGAGGCGATCGCCATCGGCGATTCCGCCAGCGACCTGGCCATGGCTCCCCATGTCGGGCGGATGCACCTGGTCGCGAACGCGGTGCGGCACCCGGACATCGCCGCCCTGCTGACGCGGTACGACAACGTCACGGTCGAGGCGGGCCCGGTCGGCGCCGGCTGGGCCAGCGCGGTGCGAGCGGCCGCCGCCGTCTGA
- the thrC gene encoding threonine synthase — protein MTLAPERATSPTLEVANPAVSLSCRHCGATYPLSPTHVCVECFAPLEIAYDPDLLARVTRESIERGPANLWRYVGLLPAGHDPARRVSLGAGWTPLRPAPRLAAELGMKTLYIKDDSANPTHSFKDRVVSVALTAARELGFTTVACASTGNLAQSVAAHAAGAGLRSVVLVPHDLEAGKTVSTGVYGGTLVAIQGNYDDVNRLCSELAGEYEWAFVNVNVRPFYAEGSKTLGYEVAEQLGWRLPEQVVVPIASGSLLTKIDKAFGELGRLGLVEPTPYRVFGAQAAGCNPVAAAFARGVETVAPVRPATIAKSLSIGNPADGPYALDVARRTGGAITDVTDEEIIDGIRLLARAEGVFGETAGGVTVATLRRLLREGLLDPAAETVLYNTGDGLKTLDPLVETGGPTATIKPSLRAFEAAGLGDD, from the coding sequence ATGACACTCGCGCCCGAGCGTGCCACCAGTCCCACCCTCGAGGTCGCGAACCCCGCGGTCTCGCTGTCCTGTCGGCACTGCGGCGCCACCTACCCGCTGTCCCCTACGCATGTGTGCGTGGAATGCTTCGCTCCTCTGGAAATCGCCTACGACCCGGACCTGCTGGCTCGTGTGACCCGAGAGTCCATCGAACGTGGTCCGGCGAACCTGTGGCGTTACGTCGGGCTGCTGCCCGCCGGGCATGACCCGGCGCGGCGGGTCTCCCTCGGGGCCGGCTGGACGCCACTGCGCCCGGCCCCGAGGCTCGCCGCGGAGCTGGGGATGAAGACGCTCTATATCAAGGACGACAGCGCCAACCCCACCCACTCCTTCAAGGACCGGGTCGTCTCCGTGGCGCTCACCGCCGCCCGTGAGCTGGGCTTCACCACGGTCGCCTGCGCCTCGACGGGCAACCTCGCGCAGTCGGTGGCGGCGCACGCGGCCGGTGCCGGGCTGCGCTCGGTGGTGCTCGTACCGCACGACCTCGAGGCTGGCAAGACGGTCTCCACCGGGGTGTACGGCGGGACGCTGGTCGCCATCCAGGGCAACTACGACGACGTGAACCGGTTGTGCAGCGAGCTGGCCGGAGAGTACGAATGGGCGTTCGTCAACGTCAACGTCCGCCCCTTCTACGCCGAGGGATCCAAGACGCTCGGCTACGAGGTCGCCGAGCAGCTCGGCTGGCGGCTGCCCGAGCAGGTCGTCGTGCCGATCGCCTCCGGTTCACTGCTAACAAAGATCGACAAGGCCTTCGGTGAGCTCGGCCGGCTCGGCCTGGTCGAGCCGACGCCGTACAGGGTGTTCGGTGCGCAGGCGGCCGGCTGCAACCCGGTGGCCGCCGCGTTCGCCCGCGGCGTCGAGACGGTCGCCCCGGTCCGGCCCGCCACAATCGCCAAGTCGCTGTCGATCGGCAACCCGGCCGACGGCCCCTACGCCCTCGACGTGGCTCGGCGGACCGGCGGGGCTATCACGGACGTGACCGACGAGGAGATCATCGACGGGATCCGGCTGCTCGCCCGCGCCGAGGGCGTCTTCGGCGAGACGGCCGGTGGCGTCACCGTGGCCACCCTGCGCAGGCTGCTGCGCGAGGGGCTGCTCGACCCGGCCGCCGAAACCGTCCTTTACAACACCGGCGATGGGCTGAAGACGCTCGACCCCCTCGTCGAGACGGGCGGACCGACCGCGACGATCAAGCCGTCGCTGCGCGCCTTCGAGGCCGCCGGCCTCGGCGACGACTGA